In the genome of Ammoniphilus sp. CFH 90114, the window AAGTGGCTAAGTCGGTGTGGTAAAGATTTTGCTTAGTCGAGTCAATCGTTAAATCACTAACCAATTTTCCGCTGTTAATTAGTTTAATCATATTGTTTTTATCATCTGACCTTGTCGTTTGCAGCTCGAAATAATTAGCGTATTGGATTTTTTTCATGACATCAGCTATGACAAAATCGAGTTCTTGACGAAGGTTCGTCTGTTTTACGGTTTGCTGGAACACCGTAAAACCTGATAAGTAGAAGCTTGAAAGCGGGATAATGAAAAGGAAAAGGATAACCGTAGCAGCAAGAAGCTCTATAAGTGTTACCCCGTTTTGGTTATTTACATTTTTTAGATATTTCTTCATAGACTAATCCTCAGCAAGGGTAATCGTAGATAATAGATTGGATGATATTCTTTCACTGCTTGAATAGATGTTAACCGTTATTAACTTAATAGGTGGATAATCCTGAAGGAATACTACAGGGTAGTAGTCTCTATTATTAATTTTTTGTTCTTTGCATGTAATAAGGTTTGGATCAAGTCCTGTGTTTACACATTCATTTCCAATTTTCCACTGTTCTGCTATCTGCCTAGCCAAATTAATCGCAACCACTTCGCTATCTTGTTTAGTAGAAATGGTGAAACTGTTGATAAAAAAGGCGCCAAATAATAGGAAGACAAAAGAAAAGAGCAATACGGCCACAAGGACCTCCAGTAATGTAAATCCAGAATTTTGTTTAATTCTCATCATTTATCCTGCCTTTTTAGTAAAACTTTAGTATGTGCTTTCTTTTATTAATAGGCACTTTGTATTACAATAAGGTAGTCAAAAATATTCGTATTTTAGAGGATAATGTAACTTGCTGTCGAAAGATTA includes:
- a CDS encoding prepilin-type N-terminal cleavage/methylation domain-containing protein; translated protein: MMRIKQNSGFTLLEVLVAVLLFSFVFLLFGAFFINSFTISTKQDSEVVAINLARQIAEQWKIGNECVNTGLDPNLITCKEQKINNRDYYPVVFLQDYPPIKLITVNIYSSSERISSNLLSTITLAED
- a CDS encoding PilW family protein — its product is MKKYLKNVNNQNGVTLIELLAATVILFLFIIPLSSFYLSGFTVFQQTVKQTNLRQELDFVIADVMKKIQYANYFELQTTRSDDKNNMIKLINSGKLVSDLTIDSTKQNLYHTDLATYRIEVPSSSTPRSTVTKHTYHFEDFDFNKSSYVVNGLFSLDEEQQLLTTYFIIAPKTAENSDPIIVNQQQASFKDIKEIEEYVKNNQGPFEYIRFVKTEFPVSNSQ